DNA from Candidatus Poribacteria bacterium:
ATAGCGGAGAATTTGTGGATTCAGTAGACCGAGACCTATCCCAGTGAACATAAAAAACGCGAGTAACGTCACGCGTATCCACTGCGGTTTGAGGTATTGTGAAAGGAGTGCGGCATATTGCCGGAAAGGTACTTTTTCCAATTTTTAAACTATGTGCTTCTGCGCTGCTGTGTCCGTTGTCCTTGCAGTAATTTTCTTAACCTTTAACGTGAATTCAACTTCAGCAAACGACCGTCAAGTTGACCCTGCTTTAATCTCTCTTGAGTGCTGCCCAGGTAATCGCGAGTTTTCCTTTACTCTCGACAGGCAGCCCGACGGTTGCAAGCCTTTTGAGGTCGTCGGCATTCAACGTCCAATCATAGATCATCACTTCGTCGATTAATCCTTTGAAGTATCTGGCACCGCAGCATTCATCCCATCCGAACTTTAAGTTGACGACTGTCTGTTCGATATGGGGAATGTCGTTTACCTCAGCATCGAGTTTATCGCTGTCTCTGTGATAAATGTAACTCGTTGCTTTATCAGGTTCAATTGCTATTGCGACCAACGCCCATTTATTTTCCGGGATTTCCGGTGCGCCTTGCCAGTTCCACGTCAG
Protein-coding regions in this window:
- a CDS encoding LamG domain-containing protein, giving the protein TAITVIARINGWKTIDWSGIVVGRSDPASWWMGVAANNTLTYVWNNNSALTWNWQGAPEIPENKWALVAIAIEPDKATSYIYHRDSDKLDAEVNDIPHIEQTVVNLKFGWDECCGARYFKGLIDEVMIYDWTLNADDLKRLATVGLPVESKGKLAITWAALKRD